One window of Medicago truncatula cultivar Jemalong A17 chromosome 2, MtrunA17r5.0-ANR, whole genome shotgun sequence genomic DNA carries:
- the LOC11412423 gene encoding peroxidase E5 produces the protein MNSLSLIATALCCVVVVFGGLPFSSNAQLSPDFYAKTCPQLQSIVFQILEKVSKTDSRMPASIIRLHFHDCFVQGCDASVLLNKTSTIASEQDAGPNINSLRRLDVINQIKTEVEKVCPNKVSCADILTLAAGVSSVLSGGPGWIVPLGRRDSLTANQSLANRNLPGPSSSLDQLKSSFAAQGLNTVDLVALSGAHTLGRARCLFILDRLYDFDNTGKPDPTLDPTYLKQLQKQCPQNGPGNNVVNFDPTTPDKFDKNYYNNLQGKKGLLQSDQELFSTPGADTISIVNNFGNNQNVFFQNFINSMIKMGNIGVLTGKKGEIRKQCNFVNKKSSELDLASVTSESMEGDMVSSI, from the exons ATGAATTCCCTTAGTCTCATAGCAACAGCTCTATGCTGTGTAGTTGTTGTGTTTGGAGGACTACCCTTCTCTTCAAATGCACAGCTTAGTCCAGACTTTTACGCCAAAACATGTCCCCAATTGCAATCTATTGTGTTTCAAATCTTAGAGAAGGTTTCTAAGACTGATTCTCGAATGCCTGCGAGTATCATTAGGCTTCACTTTCATGATTGTTTCGTTCAA GGTTGTGATGCATCAGTTTTGTTGAATAAAACTTCTACTATTGCGAGTGAACAAGATGCTGGTCCAAATATAAACTCCTTAAGAAGATTGGATGTTATCAATCAGATTAAAACTGAGGTGGAAAAAGTTTGTCCTAATAAAGTTTCTTGTGCTGATATTCTCACACTTGCAGCTGGAGTATCTTCAGTTCTG AGTGGGGGTCCAGGTTGGATCGTTCCATTGGGAAGAAGGGATAGTCTAACAGCAAATCAATCCCTTGCCAATAGAAATCTTCCAGGTCCCAGCTCCAGTCTAGATCAACTTAAATCTTCCTTTGCTGCTCAAGGACTCAACACGGTTGATCTAGTAGCACTCTCAG GTGCCCATACATTAGGAAGAGCACGTTGTCTTTTCATACTTGATCGATTATACGACTTCGACAATACTGGCAAACCTGATCCAACTCTTGACCCAACATACTTAAAACAGTTGCAAAAACAATGTCCTCAAAATGGACCTGGAAATAACGTTGTCAATTTTGATCCAACAACTCCCGATAAATTCGACAAGAACTACTACAACAATCTTCAAGGTAAAAAGGGTTTGCTTCAAAGTGACCAAGAATTGTTCTCAACACCGGGTGCAGATACCATTAGCATTGTCAACAACTTTGGAAACAACCAAAATGTTTTCTTCCAGAACTTTATAAATTCAATGATTAAAATGGGTAATATTGGCGTGCTTACTGGAAAGAAAGGAGAAATTAGAAAGCAGTGCAATTTTGTTAACAAGAAATCTTCTGAATTGGATCTTGCTAGTGTGACCTCAGAATCAATGGAGGGGGATATGGTTAGTTCAATCTAA